In Streptomyces chartreusis, the following proteins share a genomic window:
- a CDS encoding threo-3-hydroxy-L-aspartate ammonia-lyase → MTTTTPPVTLDDVRDAAERLKGVAHRTPVLRSRTLDELVGAEVFLKCENFQRVGAFKFRGAYNAASRLTPEQLGRGIAAYSSGNHAQAVALAARELGTTAVIVMPEDAPPSKRAATEGYGAEIVTYDRYTGDRVAIAEALAAERGLALIPPYEHPHVMAGQGTAALELLEEVGELGALLTPVGGGGLMAGSATVAKGLHPEIRMIGVEPEAGDDTKRSLEAGRRVSIPVPHTIADGQALHIPGELTFSVNRRLVDEIALVADDEIRDAMRFAFERLKIVVEPSGASPLAALLTGRVGAPARRVGVIVSGGNVDAVRFAELCGDRV, encoded by the coding sequence GTGACGACCACAACCCCGCCGGTCACCCTCGACGACGTCCGTGATGCCGCCGAGCGGCTCAAGGGCGTCGCCCACCGCACCCCCGTGCTGCGCTCGCGCACGCTCGACGAACTCGTCGGCGCCGAGGTCTTCCTCAAGTGCGAGAACTTCCAGCGGGTCGGCGCCTTCAAGTTCCGCGGCGCCTACAACGCGGCCTCCCGGCTGACGCCCGAGCAGCTCGGCCGTGGCATCGCCGCCTACTCGTCCGGCAACCACGCCCAGGCCGTCGCCCTGGCCGCCCGGGAACTCGGCACCACGGCGGTCATCGTCATGCCCGAGGACGCCCCGCCGTCGAAGCGCGCGGCCACCGAGGGCTACGGAGCCGAGATCGTCACCTACGACCGCTACACCGGTGATCGGGTCGCCATCGCCGAGGCCCTCGCCGCCGAGCGCGGCCTCGCCCTGATCCCGCCGTACGAGCATCCGCACGTGATGGCCGGACAGGGCACCGCCGCTCTTGAACTCCTGGAGGAGGTCGGGGAGTTGGGTGCCCTGCTGACGCCGGTCGGCGGGGGCGGGCTCATGGCCGGCAGCGCCACCGTCGCCAAGGGGCTGCACCCGGAGATCCGGATGATCGGTGTGGAGCCGGAGGCCGGAGACGACACCAAGCGCTCCCTGGAGGCGGGGCGGCGCGTCAGCATCCCGGTGCCGCACACCATCGCCGACGGACAGGCCCTGCACATTCCCGGGGAGCTGACCTTCTCCGTGAACCGGCGGCTCGTCGACGAGATCGCGCTGGTCGCCGACGACGAGATCCGCGACGCGATGCGGTTCGCCTTCGAGCGTCTGAAGATCGTCGTGGAGCCGAGCGGTGCCAGCCCGCTCGCCGCCCTGCTCACCGGCCGGGTGGGGGCGCCCGCGCGCCGGGTCGGCGTGATCGTCTCCGGCGGGAACGTCGACGCCGTACGCTTCGCCGAGCTCTGCGGAGACCGCGTCTGA
- a CDS encoding NAD(P)-dependent alcohol dehydrogenase, producing the protein MKAVIQDRYGSADVLEFRDVDRPVPTADEVLVRVHAASVNAYDWHLMHGDPVIGRTMMGFRRPKAPVRGRDFAGVVEEVGSGVTGLKPGDEVYGEADGAFAEYVCARADNVGPKPANLTFEQAAAIPLAGNTALIGLRDVARVQPGQTLLVNGASGGVGTFAVQLGKAYGTEVTAVCSTRNVDMVRSLGADRIIDYTQEDFTRGEARYDVVLDLVGNHSLGEFRRVLNPVGTLVLSGGGVYEGGSVVGPMGLFIKRRLVAPFARNHRLLEIAARQSRANLEALRELAESGKIAPVVERTYPLSEAAEAIRYLEVEHARAKVVVTV; encoded by the coding sequence ATGAAGGCAGTGATTCAGGATCGGTACGGCTCGGCGGACGTCCTGGAGTTCCGGGACGTCGACCGGCCGGTGCCGACGGCGGACGAGGTCCTGGTGCGGGTGCACGCGGCCTCGGTCAACGCCTACGACTGGCACCTCATGCACGGCGACCCGGTGATCGGTCGCACCATGATGGGGTTCCGCAGGCCCAAGGCGCCGGTGCGGGGCAGGGACTTCGCGGGTGTGGTGGAGGAGGTGGGCTCCGGCGTCACCGGACTGAAGCCCGGCGACGAGGTGTACGGCGAGGCCGACGGCGCGTTCGCGGAGTACGTGTGCGCCCGGGCCGACAATGTGGGCCCGAAGCCGGCCAACCTCACCTTCGAGCAGGCGGCGGCGATTCCGCTGGCGGGCAACACCGCCCTGATCGGCCTGCGTGACGTCGCCCGGGTGCAGCCGGGGCAGACGCTGCTGGTGAACGGGGCCTCGGGCGGCGTGGGCACGTTCGCCGTGCAGCTCGGCAAGGCGTACGGCACCGAGGTGACGGCCGTGTGCAGCACCCGCAACGTCGACATGGTGCGCTCACTGGGCGCCGACCGGATCATCGACTACACCCAGGAGGACTTCACCCGGGGCGAGGCGCGCTACGACGTGGTGCTGGACCTGGTCGGCAACCACTCGCTCGGGGAGTTCCGGCGTGTGCTGAACCCCGTCGGGACGCTCGTCCTGTCCGGCGGCGGGGTGTACGAGGGCGGCAGCGTCGTCGGACCGATGGGGCTGTTCATCAAGCGGCGGCTGGTGGCTCCGTTCGCACGGAACCACCGGCTGCTGGAGATCGCCGCACGGCAGAGCAGGGCGAACCTCGAGGCGCTGCGGGAACTGGCCGAGTCCGGGAAGATCGCTCCGGTCGTCGAGCGGACGTATCCGCTGAGCGAGGCGGCCGAGGCCATCCGTTACCTGGAGGTGGAGCACGCGCGCGCCAAGGTCGTCGTCACCGTGTGA
- a CDS encoding vWA domain-containing protein → MTTPTGVAERLTSLVGALRAHGIRIGTGETVDAAQAIEALGLADRELLREGLAATLLHGTGQRPVFDPVFDLYFPRGVGGPDRKAAGRDDLRDRLAAALAADDRALMGRLAVETVDGFGGYGSSPESDGWSSYQALERLRPQTLLARVRDDVRGRGASSGFADRLLEDEIRRRIETFRRLVAAEARRRVAERRGRDDIARRAVAPTADRVDFLFAGKAQLAELRRAVQPLARKLATRLAARRRRAARGTIDLRRTLRGSLSTGGVPMKPVLRRRRPARPELVLLCDVSGSVSGFSDFTMLLVQALHDQFSKVRVFAFVNRIDEVTGLLERGTADPEGLGNRIEAEATLTGYHGSSDYGMALGEFAERYGDAVGPRTTVFVLGDARTNMSDPNLPAVREIAGQARRVYWLNPEQRSSWGTGDSAAPSYAELVEMHECRTARQLSALVERLLPV, encoded by the coding sequence GTGACCACGCCGACGGGCGTCGCGGAGCGGCTGACGTCCCTGGTCGGCGCGTTGCGCGCGCACGGCATCCGGATCGGCACCGGCGAGACGGTGGACGCGGCGCAGGCCATCGAGGCGCTCGGCCTCGCGGACCGTGAGCTGCTGCGCGAGGGGCTGGCGGCGACGCTGCTGCACGGCACCGGGCAACGGCCGGTGTTCGACCCGGTCTTCGACCTGTACTTCCCGCGCGGCGTCGGCGGCCCGGACCGGAAGGCCGCGGGACGGGACGACCTGCGGGACCGGCTGGCGGCGGCGTTGGCGGCCGACGACCGGGCGTTGATGGGCCGTCTCGCGGTGGAGACCGTGGACGGGTTCGGTGGCTACGGCTCCTCTCCGGAGTCGGACGGCTGGTCGTCGTACCAGGCGCTGGAGCGGCTGCGCCCGCAGACGCTGCTGGCCCGGGTCCGCGACGACGTCCGTGGGCGGGGCGCGAGTTCGGGGTTCGCGGACCGGCTGCTGGAGGACGAGATCCGGCGGCGCATCGAGACCTTCCGCCGGCTGGTGGCCGCGGAGGCGCGGCGCCGGGTCGCCGAGCGGCGCGGGCGCGACGACATCGCCCGGCGCGCCGTGGCCCCGACCGCCGACCGGGTCGACTTCCTGTTCGCCGGGAAGGCCCAACTGGCCGAGCTGCGCAGGGCCGTTCAGCCGCTGGCCCGCAAGCTCGCAACCCGGCTCGCGGCACGTCGCCGTCGCGCCGCGCGAGGCACGATCGACCTGCGCCGCACCCTGCGCGGATCGCTGTCGACGGGCGGGGTGCCGATGAAGCCGGTGCTGCGCAGACGGCGACCGGCCCGCCCCGAACTGGTGCTGCTGTGCGATGTGTCGGGGTCGGTCTCCGGGTTCTCGGACTTCACGATGCTGCTGGTGCAGGCGCTGCACGACCAGTTCAGCAAGGTGCGCGTGTTCGCGTTCGTCAACCGGATCGACGAGGTGACCGGGTTGCTGGAGCGCGGCACCGCCGACCCGGAGGGGCTCGGCAACCGGATCGAGGCGGAGGCCACGCTCACGGGCTATCACGGCAGCAGCGACTACGGCATGGCGCTGGGCGAGTTCGCCGAGCGCTACGGCGACGCGGTCGGCCCGCGCACGACGGTGTTCGTCCTCGGTGACGCCCGCACCAACATGAGCGACCCGAACCTGCCGGCCGTACGGGAGATCGCCGGACAGGCGCGTCGCGTGTACTGGCTGAACCCGGAGCAGCGCTCCAGCTGGGGCACCGGCGACTCCGCCGCGCCCTCCTACGCCGAGCTGGTCGAGATGCACGAGTGCCGCACCGCCCGGCAGCTCAGCGCGCTGGTGGAGAGGCTGCTGCCGGTCTAG
- a CDS encoding cupin domain-containing protein gives MLEVKTLDKPDERRDFPRGHLEAVHMPDLDFAVATFEPGWRWTESVAPLAGTKTCQMHHNGYILQGHLHIRMDDGTETDVGPGDVFVCTPGHDAWVVGDEQVVTYDFQGQTAREFAKK, from the coding sequence ATGTTGGAAGTGAAGACGCTCGACAAGCCCGACGAGCGGCGTGATTTCCCCCGCGGCCACCTCGAAGCCGTCCATATGCCGGATCTCGACTTCGCCGTGGCGACCTTCGAGCCCGGCTGGCGCTGGACGGAGTCCGTGGCCCCGCTGGCGGGCACCAAGACCTGCCAGATGCACCACAACGGCTACATCCTCCAGGGCCACCTCCACATCCGCATGGACGACGGCACCGAGACCGACGTCGGCCCCGGCGACGTCTTCGTCTGCACCCCCGGGCACGACGCCTGGGTGGTGGGCGACGAGCAGGTCGTGACCTACGACTTCCAGGGGCAGACGGCGCGCGAGTTCGCCAAGAAGTAG
- a CDS encoding SDR family oxidoreductase, whose protein sequence is MTTIEGSVALVTGGSRGIGRALVAALYERGAKKVYATARDPHTVTHPDAVPLALEVTDPASVAAAAEQAQDVTLLINNAGASVNANFLDSPVDDVRREFETNFYGPLLVTRAFVPVIERNGGGHILNVHSVLSWIGLAGSYSASKAAFWSQTNSLRLDLKPRGIEVTGLHVGYVDTDLAAHVDAPKSTAESVAAQALDGIASGAYEVLADDVTRQVKAGLSADPAALYPQLAA, encoded by the coding sequence ATGACCACCATCGAAGGTTCCGTGGCCCTGGTCACCGGCGGCAGCCGCGGCATCGGCCGCGCCCTGGTCGCCGCCCTGTACGAGCGGGGCGCGAAGAAGGTGTACGCCACCGCCCGCGACCCGCACACCGTCACCCACCCCGACGCCGTGCCGCTGGCCCTGGAGGTGACCGACCCGGCGTCCGTCGCGGCCGCCGCCGAGCAGGCCCAGGACGTCACGCTGCTGATCAACAACGCGGGTGCCTCGGTGAACGCGAACTTCCTCGACTCGCCGGTCGACGACGTCCGGCGCGAGTTCGAGACCAACTTCTACGGACCGCTCCTGGTCACCAGGGCCTTCGTCCCCGTCATCGAGCGCAACGGCGGCGGCCACATCCTCAACGTCCACTCCGTGCTGTCGTGGATCGGCCTCGCCGGCTCCTACAGCGCCTCCAAGGCCGCCTTCTGGTCGCAGACCAACTCGCTGCGCCTGGACCTGAAGCCGCGCGGCATCGAAGTCACCGGCCTGCACGTCGGCTACGTCGACACCGACCTGGCCGCCCATGTCGACGCGCCCAAGTCCACGGCCGAGAGCGTTGCCGCACAGGCCCTCGACGGGATCGCCTCGGGCGCCTACGAGGTCCTCGCGGACGACGTCACCCGGCAGGTGAAGGCGGGACTGTCGGCCGATCCGGCCGCCCTCTACCCGCAGCTCGCCGCCTGA
- a CDS encoding ABC transporter ATP-binding protein gives MTMFRAGSRRTHDTGPAAEALRLVKVTKTHGAQDSSVTALDGITLGLGRGTFTAVMGPSGSGKSTLLHCAAGLDRPDSGIVRVDGTELTGGGEAELTKFRRGRIGFVFQQYNLLETLTVAQNTVLPLKLAGQRVDRARAREVLTSVGLGDRLGHRPDQLSGGQRQRVAIARALVTEPRVIFADEPTGALDTRSARDVLRLLQQAVRVHGRTVVMVTHDPVAASYADSVLFLADGRLAGRMDGPTPDAVAERLAHLGDDVALGV, from the coding sequence ATGACGATGTTTCGCGCAGGTTCGCGACGCACGCACGACACGGGACCCGCCGCGGAGGCGCTGCGGCTGGTCAAGGTCACCAAGACCCATGGCGCGCAGGACAGTTCCGTGACCGCTCTGGACGGGATCACGCTGGGCCTGGGTCGGGGCACTTTCACTGCGGTCATGGGGCCGTCGGGGTCCGGCAAGAGCACCCTGCTGCACTGCGCCGCCGGGCTCGACCGGCCCGACAGCGGCATCGTGCGGGTGGACGGCACCGAGCTGACCGGGGGCGGCGAGGCGGAGCTGACGAAGTTCCGGCGGGGCCGGATCGGGTTCGTGTTCCAGCAGTACAACCTGCTGGAGACGCTGACGGTCGCGCAGAACACCGTGCTGCCGCTCAAGCTCGCCGGGCAGCGCGTCGACCGCGCCCGGGCCAGGGAGGTCCTGACGTCCGTCGGTCTCGGCGACCGGCTCGGGCACCGCCCCGACCAGCTGTCCGGCGGTCAGCGGCAGCGCGTGGCGATCGCCCGCGCGCTGGTGACCGAGCCCCGGGTGATCTTCGCGGACGAGCCGACCGGCGCCCTGGACACCCGCAGCGCCCGTGACGTGCTGCGGCTGCTCCAGCAGGCGGTGCGGGTGCACGGCCGCACCGTGGTGATGGTGACCCACGACCCGGTCGCCGCCTCCTACGCGGACTCGGTGCTGTTCCTGGCGGACGGCCGGCTGGCCGGCCGGATGGACGGGCCGACCCCGGACGCGGTGGCCGAGCGCCTGGCGCACCTGGGTGACGACGTGGCTCTGGGGGTGTGA
- a CDS encoding FtsX-like permease family protein yields the protein MFMLSLRSIRHRPGRFLATLLSAFLGAVIIMTFNSMHDTAAQDGVDSTSAETLSTAAGVVGGYGTLLVFFAVASTLTVNVRQRAAELELLRCSGATPAQLKRMVVGEAVVVAVVGAALAIGPAMLGGRALLDLFQDSGQVAGSVPHDFGPIALISGIDITLLASAGAAFLAVRRATRGQVKRGGARKFLAYAALLAGAASVTSTFAFSGSDAALMAPPAYGAILLSVGFALLAPRLLEGVLNRLPLSGARGWLAVRNLRERAGHLAGILMSLILFTAVATATLTMQAVESDTVEALGITKSIDDKTLETLNFTVVGIIVVFVCVMLVNSLYAATSYRSREFGQQRLAGATPGQVLGTVGVEGLILTVTGVVFGALAALAGIIPFTVVRSDEVLPGEVYGIGLAVVAVAAAVTLGTGLVTARRMLRTPAVGAVAVAS from the coding sequence ATGTTCATGCTGTCCCTGCGCTCGATCCGGCATCGCCCCGGACGGTTCCTCGCGACACTGCTGTCCGCGTTCCTGGGCGCGGTCATCATCATGACGTTCAACTCGATGCACGACACGGCGGCGCAGGACGGCGTCGACTCGACCAGCGCGGAGACCCTGTCCACCGCGGCGGGCGTCGTCGGCGGCTACGGCACCCTGCTGGTCTTCTTCGCCGTCGCCTCGACCCTGACGGTCAACGTCCGTCAGCGGGCGGCCGAGTTGGAGCTGCTGCGCTGCTCGGGGGCGACTCCGGCGCAGCTGAAGCGGATGGTCGTCGGTGAGGCCGTGGTCGTGGCCGTGGTGGGTGCGGCGCTGGCGATCGGGCCGGCGATGCTGGGTGGCCGGGCGCTGCTGGACCTGTTCCAGGACAGCGGTCAGGTCGCCGGGTCCGTGCCGCACGACTTCGGCCCGATCGCGTTGATCTCGGGCATCGACATCACGCTGCTGGCGTCGGCCGGCGCCGCCTTCCTCGCCGTACGGCGGGCGACTCGCGGGCAGGTGAAACGGGGCGGGGCACGGAAGTTCCTCGCCTACGCGGCGCTCCTCGCCGGGGCGGCTTCGGTCACCTCCACGTTCGCGTTCTCGGGGTCGGACGCGGCCCTGATGGCGCCGCCCGCCTACGGGGCGATCCTGCTGTCGGTGGGCTTCGCGCTGCTGGCGCCGCGGCTGCTGGAGGGCGTGCTGAACCGGCTGCCGCTGAGCGGCGCGAGGGGCTGGCTGGCGGTGCGCAATCTGCGGGAGCGGGCCGGTCATCTGGCCGGGATCCTGATGTCGCTGATCCTGTTCACGGCAGTGGCCACGGCCACGCTCACCATGCAGGCCGTGGAGAGCGACACCGTCGAGGCCCTCGGCATCACCAAGTCGATCGACGACAAGACCCTGGAGACGCTGAACTTCACGGTCGTCGGGATCATCGTGGTCTTCGTCTGCGTGATGCTCGTCAACTCGCTGTACGCAGCTACGAGTTACCGCTCGCGGGAGTTCGGGCAGCAGCGGCTCGCCGGGGCGACTCCGGGGCAGGTGCTCGGGACGGTGGGTGTCGAAGGGCTGATCCTCACGGTCACGGGCGTCGTGTTCGGCGCGCTGGCCGCGCTCGCGGGGATCATCCCGTTCACCGTGGTCCGCTCCGACGAGGTGCTGCCGGGCGAGGTGTACGGCATCGGGCTCGCGGTCGTCGCCGTCGCGGCGGCGGTGACGCTGGGGACCGGTCTGGTGACGGCCCGGCGGATGCTGCGCACCCCGGCTGTGGGGGCGGTCGCGGTGGCCTCGTGA
- a CDS encoding AAA family ATPase, which translates to MFTSVDDVSARLAETGYLASPAVATTVFLADRLGKPLLVEGPAGVGKTELAKAVAQVAQAQLVRLQCYEGVDESRALYEWNHAKQLLRISAGRDETWDETRTDIFSEEFLLTRPLLTAIRGEDPKVLLIDETDKADVEVEGLLLEVLSDFQVTVPELGTITATRRPFVVLTSNASRELSEALRRRCLFLHIGFPDEELERRIVRLKVPGLDEALARSVVRVVGALRAMDLRKVPSVAETIDWARTLLALGADSLDVTVVQATLGVLLKHQDDVLKATAKLDLDAL; encoded by the coding sequence TTGTTCACATCCGTCGACGACGTCTCCGCGCGCCTGGCCGAGACCGGCTATCTCGCCTCGCCCGCGGTCGCCACGACCGTCTTCCTCGCCGACCGTCTCGGCAAGCCGCTCCTGGTGGAGGGCCCGGCCGGAGTCGGCAAGACGGAACTCGCCAAGGCCGTCGCCCAGGTGGCGCAGGCACAGCTGGTACGGCTCCAGTGCTACGAGGGGGTCGACGAGTCCCGGGCGCTGTACGAGTGGAACCACGCCAAGCAGCTGCTGCGCATCAGCGCCGGTCGCGACGAGACGTGGGACGAGACCCGCACGGACATCTTCAGCGAGGAGTTCCTGCTCACCCGGCCACTGCTCACGGCCATCCGGGGCGAGGACCCCAAGGTGCTGCTGATCGACGAGACCGACAAGGCCGACGTCGAGGTGGAGGGCCTGCTCCTGGAGGTGCTCAGCGACTTCCAGGTCACGGTCCCCGAACTCGGCACCATCACGGCGACCCGCCGCCCCTTCGTCGTGCTCACCTCCAACGCGAGCCGGGAGCTGTCCGAGGCGCTGCGCCGCCGCTGCCTCTTCCTGCACATCGGCTTCCCGGACGAGGAGTTGGAGCGCCGGATCGTACGGCTGAAGGTGCCGGGCCTCGACGAGGCGCTGGCCCGCTCGGTGGTGCGGGTCGTGGGCGCTCTGCGCGCGATGGACCTGCGCAAGGTGCCGTCCGTCGCCGAGACCATCGACTGGGCGCGCACCCTGCTCGCGCTCGGCGCCGACTCGCTGGACGTGACGGTCGTACAGGCCACCCTCGGCGTTCTGCTCAAGCATCAGGACGACGTCCTCAAGGCGACCGCGAAGCTCGACCTGGACGCCCTGTGA
- a CDS encoding TetR/AcrR family transcriptional regulator: protein MATTDKASTRDRLLDAAAELFYRDGVSIGVEALCRTAGVSKRSMYQLFASKDEVLAASLARRMPEYESQLAPDVEDAATPRERILNVFERLEKASAEPAYQGCPFLAALVELKDPQHPASAVAREAKGWMKGYFRTHAEDGGARDAELLARQLMLVFDGASARSGARVETLDGLTVATAATLLDAAGVK, encoded by the coding sequence ATGGCCACTACAGACAAGGCGTCCACCAGGGACCGGCTGCTCGACGCGGCGGCCGAGCTGTTCTACCGGGACGGCGTCTCCATCGGCGTCGAGGCGCTGTGCCGGACGGCCGGTGTCTCGAAGCGGTCCATGTACCAGCTCTTCGCGAGCAAGGACGAGGTCCTCGCGGCCAGCCTGGCCCGGCGGATGCCGGAGTACGAGTCCCAGCTGGCGCCGGACGTCGAGGACGCCGCCACCCCGCGCGAGCGGATCCTGAACGTCTTCGAGCGGCTGGAGAAGGCGTCCGCCGAGCCCGCCTACCAGGGCTGCCCCTTCCTTGCCGCGCTGGTCGAGCTGAAGGATCCGCAGCACCCCGCGAGCGCGGTCGCCCGCGAGGCGAAGGGCTGGATGAAGGGCTACTTCCGCACCCACGCCGAGGACGGCGGCGCCCGCGACGCCGAGCTGCTCGCCCGCCAGCTGATGCTGGTCTTCGACGGGGCCAGCGCACGTTCCGGGGCCCGGGTCGAGACGCTGGACGGGCTGACCGTCGCGACGGCGGCCACGCTGCTGGACGCCGCCGGCGTGAAATGA
- a CDS encoding MFS transporter encodes MTLTSAPSHPRVFSPAAVVASCVGFVLIGALQALYGPAIPAFREEFGLSPSAAGLGLSAHFVGGVAGVLLFDRLYGRVGNRGILGASYLLMAIGAAGFALAPDWPAALAMSLLAGLGFGGIDYGLNQLFAVGFGHRSTAMLNILNAHFGIGAILGPALIGAVGAEHYPAVFLGFALANLPLLLCLRGVGDRAPKSSGTADGAGGPVLARSLGSVLAVFVALYVMHVGIEAGVGGWEPTHLQTVGYSAGIAATATSVYWLMMTVGRFLVAPIALRFSAETIIAVSCAGMTVCLLLAAVPGLAPYAYAGVGLFIAPIFPTGLPWLNRAAPRARRAGAVVIAASMVGGVVAGPALGKAIEWSGIRSVPLILGAVSALCLTATFWLIRATDRSR; translated from the coding sequence ATGACGCTGACGTCGGCACCTTCGCACCCGCGGGTCTTCAGTCCCGCCGCCGTGGTCGCCTCGTGCGTGGGCTTCGTGCTCATCGGCGCCCTCCAGGCCCTGTACGGCCCGGCGATCCCCGCCTTCCGCGAGGAGTTCGGCCTGTCGCCTTCCGCCGCCGGTCTCGGGCTGAGCGCGCACTTCGTCGGCGGGGTGGCCGGGGTGCTGCTCTTCGACCGCCTCTACGGCCGGGTCGGCAACCGGGGCATCCTCGGAGCCTCGTATCTGCTGATGGCGATCGGCGCGGCCGGCTTCGCGCTCGCGCCCGACTGGCCTGCCGCCCTGGCCATGTCCCTGCTGGCCGGGCTCGGCTTCGGCGGTATCGACTACGGCCTCAACCAGTTGTTCGCGGTCGGCTTCGGCCACCGTTCGACGGCCATGCTCAACATCCTCAACGCCCATTTCGGCATCGGCGCGATCCTCGGTCCCGCGCTGATCGGAGCGGTGGGTGCCGAGCACTACCCGGCGGTGTTCCTCGGCTTCGCGCTGGCCAATCTGCCGCTGCTGCTGTGCCTTCGAGGCGTGGGCGACCGCGCACCGAAGTCGTCCGGGACAGCCGACGGGGCCGGCGGTCCGGTCCTCGCCCGCAGCCTCGGCTCCGTGCTCGCGGTGTTCGTGGCCCTGTACGTCATGCACGTCGGCATCGAGGCCGGTGTCGGCGGCTGGGAGCCGACCCATCTTCAGACCGTCGGCTACTCGGCGGGGATCGCCGCGACCGCCACGTCCGTCTACTGGTTGATGATGACCGTGGGCCGCTTCCTGGTCGCGCCGATCGCGCTGCGGTTCTCGGCCGAGACCATCATCGCGGTCTCGTGCGCGGGCATGACGGTCTGTCTGCTGCTCGCCGCGGTGCCGGGCCTTGCGCCGTACGCCTATGCCGGTGTCGGTCTGTTCATCGCGCCGATCTTCCCGACCGGACTGCCGTGGCTCAACCGCGCCGCCCCGCGGGCGCGCAGGGCGGGAGCGGTGGTCATCGCGGCGTCGATGGTCGGCGGTGTGGTGGCGGGCCCGGCCCTCGGCAAGGCCATCGAGTGGTCCGGCATCCGCAGTGTCCCCCTCATCCTCGGCGCCGTCTCGGCGCTGTGTCTGACGGCGACCTTCTGGCTGATCCGCGCCACCGACCGGTCCCGCTGA
- a CDS encoding helix-turn-helix transcriptional regulator, with product MAADEALEAERDAIVAALGPVADGLAATFGPMCEVVLHDYRRPETSVVAVAGAVTGRAVGGAMSEIGMRIVARGEGAGDELNYVTRTRGGKLVKASTMVLRDSTGTVFGALCVNLDVTAVNDAHALLGALAGIAAAPAEVPVTTFGNDIDSVVDAILDAHQLRQNGSWAGLDRTQRLELFRGLDERGVFAVRRAIEQVAGRLGISRASAYSYLSQARAE from the coding sequence ATGGCGGCCGATGAGGCACTGGAGGCGGAGCGGGACGCGATCGTCGCCGCGCTGGGCCCGGTCGCCGACGGGCTCGCGGCGACGTTCGGGCCGATGTGCGAGGTCGTGCTGCACGACTACCGGCGGCCGGAGACGTCCGTGGTCGCCGTGGCCGGTGCGGTGACCGGGCGGGCCGTGGGCGGTGCGATGAGCGAGATCGGCATGCGGATCGTCGCGCGCGGCGAGGGCGCGGGCGACGAGCTGAACTACGTCACGCGGACCCGCGGCGGCAAGCTGGTCAAGGCCTCCACGATGGTGCTGCGCGACTCGACGGGCACGGTGTTCGGCGCCCTCTGCGTGAACCTCGACGTCACCGCCGTGAACGACGCCCACGCCCTGCTCGGCGCCCTCGCCGGCATCGCCGCCGCCCCGGCCGAGGTGCCGGTCACCACCTTCGGCAACGACATCGACTCCGTCGTGGACGCCATCCTCGACGCCCATCAACTCCGGCAGAACGGCAGCTGGGCCGGACTCGACCGAACCCAGCGCCTGGAGCTGTTCCGCGGCCTCGACGAGCGGGGCGTGTTCGCCGTCCGGCGTGCGATCGAGCAGGTCGCGGGGCGGCTCGGGATCTCCCGGGCGTCCGCGTACAGCTATCTGTCGCAGGCGAGAGCGGAGTAG